A stretch of DNA from Candidatus Methylomirabilota bacterium:
GCGCGCGCGCAGGGCGAGGACGTCGCGATCGAGGGCGACGGCGGACGGGCCTCGGTGCGCTTGAAGGGCTGGCGGCTCGCCCGCGGGCTCGAGCCGCTCGACCCCGTCGCCTTCGCGGCCTGGTGCGAGCTATGGCACGGCGCGCTCGCGGCCCACGACCGGAGGCTTCGCCTCGACGCCACGCGCGAGCCGGACGGCGACGTGCTGTTCCGTATCTCGGCGCGGCCCACGAGGCGCGCATAGGACTTTGGTCTCATAGCGCCGCGCGCTGTGGGCCGACCATAGTCGAGCGCACCCCGGCATACCGCATGCTCAGCCTCAAGATCGCGATCCTTCGCGCACTTCGCTGGCTGCCCTCGGCGATCCTGATCACCGGGCGGCAGGGCGCTGCCGCTCTACCCGCCCGCGCGATGGCCGCTGGTGCTCACGCGCGTGCGGTCGCTGGTCGGGACGTGAGCGGGATGGTCCGCGGCGCGGCCCTGGCCCTGGCGTTCTCGGCGATGCTGTCGGCCGGCTGCAGCACCCCGCTACACATGTCGGACGATCACGTGACCTCGGCGTCGCGCATGAAGGCCCTCGACATCCGGGCGCTGACCTGCGAGCCGGTCACCGCCCTTGGAGTCAACGCCCCGGCCGGCATCCAGGGCCTGACCCCCACCGTCGCGTACGCCCTCACCACCGCACTATCCCGGACGAAGCCTCCGGTTCGGGCCGTGCCGATGCCCGAGACCCTGAGCCGCCTCGCCGACAACGATCTCACCGGCGAGTACGCCGACCTCCTCGCCGGCTTCGGCCGCACCGGCATCCTGGAGCGCGAGCGGCTCACGCGGATCGGCGCGGCGCTCGGGTCCCGCTACGTGATGCAGCCGGGCCTTGCCGAGTTCTCCGTCGGCCTGTTCGACAAGTTCGAGATCTGGGGCATCAAGATCATCCGCACTCGCATCGCGACCCTGCGCCTCTGGCTGCAGATCTGGGAGGCGCCCACCGGTCACCTGCTCTGGGAGCGGACCGGCGAGCTGACCATCGCCGCGCCCGTCGTCCAGCAGGACACGATGATGTCGCTCGACGACATGGCCCAGAAGCTCTGGGCGCGCATGCTGGAGAAGGATCTGTTCGAGGGACTGCCGCCGTCGGCAGCCTGCACGTGATGCGACTGGAGTTGGTCCTCCTGGCCCTCGCGCCGCCGCGCTCGGCCAGGAGGCCCGTCTCGCCTAGACTTCAGCTGGGTGCCGGTGAGGCCGTCCGGCGAGCGTCAAGATACCCTACATCGTCTTCCAGTCGCCCGCCTGCTCGAACGCGTGGGCGGCCCGGTAGATCGTCGGCTCGTCCCAGTGTCGCCCGATCAGCATGACGCTCACGGGCAGCCCGTCGGCCATCCCGCAGGGAATCGCCATCGCGGGATGGTGCGTGATGTCGAACGGGGCGGTGTTGGTGATCATCTCCAGCGCGCGGCCCACGATCTCCTCGCGCGGCGCTCCCGGCCCCGGCATCGGCTGGGCCTTCATCGGCGTGGTCGGCATCAGCAGCAGATCGCAGTCGCGCAGGGCCGAGTCGTAGGCCGCGGTGAGTCGCCGGGTCACGTTCATGGCCTTGCCGTAGTAGCGCGAGCCGTGATGCTCGTGGATGTAGGTGCCGAGCATCGTGAAGAGCTTGGTGGTCTCCGACATCTCATCGGCCCGCTGGCGCCAGCCGCGCTGGTGATCCATCAGGCTCGTGACGTACAGGTCCTGGCGACTCAGCCCGTAGCCGTCGCCCCACATCATCGTCTGGGTGAG
This window harbors:
- a CDS encoding amidase family protein, producing LEVIAGPDGYDPRQFSPKVHPYTQALSGNAAGLKIGVVKEGFGHPQSEAVVDAKVRQSADLFKRLGAKVNDVSIPAHLLAGALWLPIGVEGLTQTMMWGDGYGLSRQDLYVTSLMDHQRGWRQRADEMSETTKLFTMLGTYIHEHHGSRYYGKAMNVTRRLTAAYDSALRDCDLLLMPTTPMKAQPMPGPGAPREEIVGRALEMITNTAPFDITHHPAMAIPCGMADGLPVSVMLIGRHWDEPTIYRAAHAFEQAGDWKTM